The Coregonus clupeaformis isolate EN_2021a unplaced genomic scaffold, ASM2061545v1 scaf0087, whole genome shotgun sequence genome includes a window with the following:
- the LOC121563777 gene encoding zinc finger protein 239-like produces MKEEGEITVTLEEEEEEETGDLINTRERLDSHSDRGKSPSGEPDQETSKPARRHQCSQCKNSFTRLWDLKSHERTHTGEKPYQCFQCETRFSQLGHLKTHKRIHTGEKPYQCSQCQTSFSSSGTLKSHERIDTGQKPYQCSQCGKGFRWSGQRKKHKKKHTGEKPYHCSQCGKRFTTSGTLKDHVRIHTGEKPYHCSQCENSFTRLSGLKSHERTHTGEKPYHCFQCGKRFTTSVSLKNHEQTHSVEKPFHCSHCEKSFTNLEYLKRHEKRHKREKPFHCSHCGMKFTWFQQLKEHGRIHTGEKRYECCQCGKIFTQLGHLKDHEITHTGKRPYHCSQCGKEYNTSNGLKVHEKTHILLPHLSHIFD; encoded by the coding sequence gagagagactagactctcactctgacagagggaagagtccttcaggggaaccagaccaAGAGACGTCCAAACCAGCAAGACGACACCAGTGCTCCCAGTGTAAAAATAGTTTTACCAGGTTATgggacctgaaatcacatgagaggacacacacaggagagaagccctatCAATGCTTCCAGTGTGAAACCAGATTTTCTCAGTTAGGGCATCTGAAAACccataagagaatacacacaggagagaagccctaccAGTGCTCCCAGTGTCAAACTAGTTTTTCCTCCTCAGGGaccctgaaatcacatgagagaatagaCACGGGACAGAAGCCTTACCAATGCTCCCAATGTGGAAAGGGTTTTCGCTGGTCAGGGCAACGGAAAAAgcataaaaaaaaacacacaggagaaaagccttaccactgctctcaaTGTGGAAAGAGGTTTACCACTTCAGGGACCCTGAAAGATCATGTaagaatacatacaggagagaagccctaccactgctcccagtgtgaaaATAGTTTTACCCGGTTATCGggcctgaaatcacatgagaggacacacacaggagagaagccttaccactgcttccAGTGTGGAAAGCGTTTTACCACATCAGTGTCCCTGAAAAACCATGAGCAAACACATTCTGTAGAAAAGCCTTTCCACTGTTCACATTGTGAAAAGAGTTTTACGAATTTAGAGtacctgaaaaggcatgagaaAAGACATAAACGGGAGAAGCCTTttcactgctcccactgtggaatgAAATTTACCTGGTTTCAGCAACTGAAGGAGCATGGAAGAATCCACACCGGAGAGAAACGTTATGAATGCTGCCAGTGTGGAAAGATATTTACCCAGTTGGGGCACCTGAAAGACCACGAGATAACACACACAGGAAAgaggccttaccactgctcccagtgtggaaaggaaTATAACACGTCAAATGGACTTAAAGTTCATGAGAAAACACACATACTGCTCCCACACTTGTCTCATATTTTTGACTGA